One Candidatus Margulisiibacteriota bacterium genomic region harbors:
- a CDS encoding DegT/DnrJ/EryC1/StrS family aminotransferase, giving the protein MNIHLDTPNVGELEKEYLCKAVDSTYVSTIGPFVSEFEDSFARFLGLPKAVGTQSGTAALHMAMVEEKIGPGDEVIVPALTFVATVNPVVYVGATPVFADVDPATWDLSPEAIEAATTPKTKAIIPVHLYGNPCNMAAIMDIAMRNNLLVIEDATESAGAKYKGRYTGTLGHWGCFSFNGNKILTTGGGGMIVGNDQQKLNHIKFLVNQARDETRGYYHPEIGYNYRLTNIEAALGLAQLSRLETFLQKKRRFREIYFNELSSISGIEFQAMENDCQSSCWFTAIKFKERSSADIQQKLKEKGVPSRRNFYPITEFAPYKSYKRTELPNTYELFEHGLCLPGSTVNSEENISEVCRIIKQFF; this is encoded by the coding sequence ATGAACATTCATTTAGATACCCCGAACGTCGGCGAGCTGGAAAAGGAGTATCTTTGTAAAGCTGTAGATTCTACTTATGTTTCTACCATCGGTCCGTTTGTCAGTGAGTTTGAAGATAGTTTCGCCAGGTTTCTTGGGCTGCCAAAAGCTGTAGGCACGCAAAGCGGTACAGCTGCCCTGCACATGGCAATGGTTGAGGAAAAAATCGGTCCGGGAGATGAAGTGATTGTACCGGCACTAACTTTTGTAGCTACAGTAAATCCTGTGGTTTATGTTGGGGCAACCCCGGTATTCGCGGACGTTGATCCTGCCACCTGGGACCTCAGTCCCGAGGCTATTGAGGCAGCAACAACGCCCAAAACAAAAGCCATAATTCCCGTACACTTATATGGTAATCCCTGCAATATGGCTGCCATAATGGACATTGCCATGCGCAATAATCTGCTGGTAATTGAAGATGCCACGGAAAGCGCTGGAGCTAAATATAAAGGTCGCTATACAGGCACACTGGGACATTGGGGTTGTTTCAGTTTTAACGGCAATAAAATTCTTACTACCGGCGGCGGCGGCATGATCGTCGGTAATGATCAGCAAAAACTTAACCATATCAAATTTCTGGTAAATCAGGCCCGCGATGAAACCAGAGGTTATTATCATCCGGAAATCGGTTATAATTACCGCCTGACCAATATTGAAGCCGCGCTAGGCCTGGCCCAACTCTCCAGATTGGAAACTTTTTTACAGAAGAAAAGGCGATTCCGTGAAATATATTTTAATGAATTGAGTAGTATTTCTGGAATTGAATTTCAAGCTATGGAAAATGACTGCCAGAGTTCCTGCTGGTTTACGGCTATTAAATTTAAGGAGCGCTCCTCCGCTGATATCCAGCAAAAGTTAAAAGAGAAAGGCGTTCCCAGCCGCCGTAATTTTTATCCGATTACAGAGTTTGCGCCTTACAAATCCTATAAAAGGACTGAGCTGCCCAATACTTATGAACTTTTCGAACATGGGCTATGTCTGCCCGGTTCCACTGTAAATAGCGAGGAAAATATTTCAGAGGTTTGCAGGATTATCAAACAGTTTTTTTAG
- a CDS encoding GNAT family N-acetyltransferase has translation MNLRNDVYYQSEYTRLYESADNQRFEFLYERGQDFFLNIAIKRPIRNIGSVSLTENYYDLETPYGYGGFLTNTADVDFINSALSAYREKCLAESIIAEFIRFHPFNDFAVKFGSLLDLCAPDRHVVIVDLTLEKDIRWSGYSSTARNLLRRAQEQLFVLQSTDIDKFRQIYNQTMDRNKASDFYYFDENYYRSLVSNKNVILLEVKQEATTVAMGFFMFGQEIAHYHLSANTEDGLHLNANYLMLDTAFDLGKEKGCSVFLLGGGRTNDPADPLLRFKQKFSGLTRDFYLGGKVYNQQKYNEYVNMWKEQNPGDERKYFLKYRLGSCHPDRSGGI, from the coding sequence ATGAATTTACGCAATGATGTTTACTACCAGAGTGAATATACCCGTCTATATGAAAGCGCTGACAATCAAAGATTTGAGTTTTTGTATGAGCGGGGACAGGATTTTTTTCTGAATATCGCCATAAAAAGACCGATTCGAAATATCGGTTCGGTAAGTTTAACTGAGAACTATTATGATCTGGAAACACCTTACGGTTATGGGGGTTTTTTAACGAATACTGCTGATGTGGATTTTATAAACAGTGCGCTTTCGGCATACCGGGAAAAGTGTTTGGCAGAAAGCATTATTGCCGAGTTTATCAGGTTTCATCCTTTTAATGATTTCGCGGTAAAATTTGGCAGCCTGCTGGATTTATGCGCACCGGACAGACATGTGGTCATTGTGGATTTAACTCTAGAAAAAGATATCCGCTGGAGCGGCTATAGTTCCACAGCGCGCAATTTGCTGCGCAGGGCTCAGGAGCAACTTTTCGTTTTACAAAGCACTGATATTGATAAATTCAGACAGATTTATAATCAGACTATGGACCGCAACAAGGCTTCTGATTTTTACTATTTCGATGAAAATTATTATCGGTCTTTAGTGAGCAATAAAAACGTAATTCTGCTGGAAGTAAAACAGGAAGCGACTACAGTGGCCATGGGCTTTTTTATGTTCGGCCAGGAAATAGCGCATTATCATTTGTCTGCTAATACCGAGGATGGTCTGCACCTGAACGCCAATTATCTGATGCTGGATACTGCCTTTGACCTGGGCAAGGAAAAAGGTTGTAGCGTTTTTTTGCTGGGTGGCGGCAGGACCAATGATCCGGCTGATCCTTTACTCAGGTTCAAACAAAAGTTTTCCGGACTGACACGGGATTTTTATCTTGGTGGCAAGGTCTATAATCAACAAAAATATAATGAGTATGTTAATATGTGGAAAGAACAAAATCCGGGGGATGAACGTAAATATTTTTTAAAATACAGATTGGGATCATGTCATCCAGACCGTAGTGGAGGGATCTGA
- a CDS encoding NAD(P)-dependent oxidoreductase, producing MQTFLVTGCTGFLGSRLVSKLLEQGQKVLGIARKPKGFLTDADLSNPEFSFYQLDLGQGLEIINQQVDGVFHLASLQPSVAYSFNDYYQGNVSSTLKVLEFCKQKNVPFLAYTSTTSVVDKIAPGQIMNEGSACVPASYYGITKYMAERLIETELQNTATKGILVRFPSLFGKNHDGGLIYTYYRAALENKNLEIYGEGKRLRNLLYIEPAVQVLLNIITEQNNLGAFEIFMAGSKNSSSMLDIARNIYYKMNCQGALIPVDKKTSPDVDILLDISKAEAQLKFQPLTIEEGIDAYLREMNHGL from the coding sequence ATGCAGACTTTTCTGGTAACCGGTTGCACAGGATTTTTAGGAAGCAGACTGGTCAGCAAATTGCTGGAACAAGGCCAAAAAGTGCTGGGAATAGCCCGCAAACCAAAAGGTTTTTTGACTGACGCGGACTTGAGCAATCCTGAATTTTCATTTTATCAGCTTGATCTGGGACAAGGCCTTGAGATAATAAACCAGCAGGTGGATGGTGTTTTTCATCTGGCTTCGTTACAGCCTTCAGTTGCCTATAGTTTTAATGATTATTATCAGGGCAATGTTTCATCAACCCTTAAAGTTTTGGAATTTTGCAAACAAAAAAATGTGCCTTTTCTGGCTTACACTTCCACCACTTCAGTAGTCGATAAAATAGCACCGGGCCAGATAATGAACGAAGGTTCTGCCTGCGTTCCTGCTTCCTATTACGGAATAACCAAATATATGGCTGAAAGGCTGATTGAAACTGAACTGCAAAATACCGCGACCAAAGGTATTTTAGTCCGTTTCCCTTCACTTTTCGGAAAAAATCATGATGGAGGCCTGATTTATACTTATTACCGGGCTGCTCTGGAAAACAAAAATTTGGAAATATATGGGGAGGGTAAAAGGCTTAGAAATTTACTGTACATTGAGCCTGCAGTGCAGGTATTATTAAATATTATTACCGAACAAAATAATCTTGGAGCGTTTGAGATTTTTATGGCTGGAAGTAAAAATTCATCAAGCATGCTGGATATTGCCAGAAATATTTATTATAAAATGAATTGCCAGGGAGCGCTTATCCCTGTAGACAAAAAAACATCCCCAGATGTCGATATTTTACTGGATATTTCCAAAGCGGAAGCACAACTGAAATTTCAGCCGTTAACCATAGAAGAAGGTATTGATGCTTATTTGCGGGAGATGAATCATGGTTTATAA
- a CDS encoding class I SAM-dependent methyltransferase: protein MQIYKDKWEESYTRYENHIFFPKEEVVKFLNRFIRKKIGPKEFADKLDFSKTVRGLDLGCGIGSNTLLMHEFGIEAYGVDISAKAVETAQDLAKSRGIPESAVHFQVVDGVTLPFADNYFDVLVCDSVLDSMSFEIALQNMREINRITSRFAFFTLISGDDSEHYREFAQEEIVETTHEQGTVQCYYNFSKIRDLVKASAFQIKWCHLIKDISVLDKNVSSRYFVVLEKPRT from the coding sequence ATGCAGATTTATAAAGATAAATGGGAAGAAAGTTATACCAGATATGAGAATCATATTTTTTTCCCCAAAGAAGAAGTAGTAAAATTTTTAAACCGTTTTATCAGAAAAAAAATCGGGCCGAAAGAATTTGCAGACAAACTTGATTTCTCCAAGACCGTCAGGGGGTTAGACCTGGGCTGTGGTATAGGCAGCAACACTTTATTAATGCATGAGTTCGGAATTGAGGCTTATGGAGTAGATATTTCCGCCAAGGCTGTGGAAACAGCGCAGGACCTGGCAAAAAGCCGCGGTATTCCTGAATCGGCTGTGCACTTTCAGGTCGTAGATGGCGTTACTCTTCCTTTTGCCGATAATTATTTTGATGTACTTGTCTGCGATTCGGTTCTGGACAGCATGAGTTTTGAAATCGCCCTGCAAAACATGAGGGAAATAAATCGCATTACCAGCCGGTTTGCTTTTTTTACGCTTATCAGCGGCGATGATTCAGAGCATTACCGGGAGTTTGCCCAGGAAGAGATTGTTGAAACCACCCATGAGCAGGGCACAGTGCAATGTTATTACAATTTTTCGAAGATCCGGGATTTGGTTAAAGCATCAGCCTTTCAGATTAAGTGGTGCCACCTGATAAAAGATATTTCTGTTCTGGATAAAAATGTCAGCAGCAGGTATTTTGTAGTTTTAGAAAAACCGCGAACATAG
- a CDS encoding WbqC family protein, with protein MISIHQSQFLPWVPYFYKIIKSDVFVVLDHVQYQKNGVQNRNMIKTSQGGQWITLPVSVKLGMAINEVEIAGPNVYEKLIKTLDMNYHKSLNFNEVFPGLEPVLKKNVRNLHEINKLLIKEVFSLLSIQVPMVESSTMELQCAKDDLVIEIIKKQGDTEYLSGKGALDYMDLEKFKKAGIKVFVYKFNYVPYSQLWDKQGFIADLSIIDLLFNDCTNANNYINANGSLERVI; from the coding sequence ATGATCAGCATTCATCAGTCGCAATTTCTTCCCTGGGTACCGTATTTTTATAAAATTATAAAGAGCGATGTTTTTGTGGTCCTGGACCATGTGCAGTATCAAAAAAACGGAGTGCAAAACCGCAATATGATAAAAACCTCCCAGGGCGGCCAATGGATCACTTTGCCAGTAAGTGTCAAGCTGGGTATGGCCATAAATGAGGTGGAAATAGCCGGACCAAATGTTTACGAAAAGCTTATAAAAACGCTGGATATGAACTATCACAAAAGCCTTAATTTTAACGAAGTGTTTCCCGGACTCGAACCTGTTTTAAAGAAAAATGTCAGAAACCTGCACGAAATAAACAAACTGTTAATCAAAGAAGTTTTTTCTTTATTAAGCATACAAGTGCCGATGGTTGAGTCGTCCACCATGGAATTGCAATGTGCCAAAGATGACCTGGTTATTGAAATAATTAAAAAACAGGGAGATACTGAATACCTCAGCGGCAAAGGAGCGCTGGATTATATGGACCTGGAAAAGTTCAAAAAAGCGGGGATAAAAGTTTTTGTTTATAAATTTAACTATGTCCCTTATTCTCAGCTCTGGGATAAACAGGGGTTTATAGCGGATTTATCTATTATCGATTTGTTATTTAATGATTGTACAAACGCGAATAATTACATAAATGCTAATGGCAGTCTGGAAAGAGTTATATAA
- a CDS encoding DegT/DnrJ/EryC1/StrS family aminotransferase, with amino-acid sequence MVYNLAFPYFPEEDIEEILVKFRFILSGQGMLTMGENVKSFEKEFAQATGVKHAVVTNSCTSALEISLRAIGVGPGDEVIVPVQTFIATGSCVAIINQARVIFCEVDNNFLLDFEDLKNKISAKTKAVIIVHFAGLIHPDIMQIREYLRSKNIILIEDAAHAHGAKIGDNCSGNIGDFGCFSFYSTKIMTTGEGGMLTTNDDKLALLTSSMRNRGLDVEAGHEIFLNIGSNRRMSEMQAILGLYQLKRLEEFVAQRNKVAQIFREVLKPLEQEGVLGFQYYPETIRHAYWRFVVFLKSSGLDRETLRTKLLEKGIKIDFPYDPLLHLQPVFKNLYGITEGFLPRSEALAKTHFCLPMHALIKAIDAQYIAEELIKAIKQ; translated from the coding sequence ATGGTTTATAATTTGGCTTTCCCTTATTTTCCTGAAGAAGACATTGAAGAAATATTAGTAAAATTCAGGTTTATTCTTTCCGGTCAGGGTATGCTCACCATGGGTGAAAATGTAAAAAGTTTCGAGAAAGAGTTCGCGCAGGCAACAGGTGTTAAACACGCTGTTGTAACCAATTCCTGTACCTCGGCATTGGAAATTTCGCTCAGAGCGATCGGGGTTGGGCCGGGAGACGAAGTAATTGTTCCGGTACAAACCTTTATCGCTACCGGTTCGTGTGTTGCCATCATTAATCAGGCAAGGGTAATTTTTTGCGAAGTAGATAATAATTTTTTACTGGATTTTGAGGACCTCAAAAATAAAATATCAGCTAAAACCAAAGCAGTGATCATAGTTCATTTCGCCGGGCTGATTCATCCTGATATTATGCAGATCAGGGAATATCTGCGCAGCAAAAATATTATTCTGATAGAAGACGCAGCGCATGCCCACGGCGCGAAAATAGGAGATAACTGTTCCGGTAATATCGGTGATTTCGGCTGTTTTTCTTTTTATTCCACCAAGATTATGACCACTGGTGAAGGTGGCATGCTCACAACCAATGATGACAAATTAGCCTTGCTGACCAGCAGTATGAGGAACAGAGGACTGGATGTGGAGGCCGGGCATGAGATTTTCCTAAACATTGGAAGCAATCGCAGAATGTCTGAAATGCAAGCCATACTCGGTCTGTATCAGCTGAAAAGGCTGGAGGAATTTGTAGCCCAGCGAAACAAAGTAGCTCAAATTTTCCGTGAGGTCTTAAAACCTTTGGAACAGGAAGGTGTCCTGGGTTTTCAGTATTATCCGGAAACCATCCGGCACGCTTACTGGAGATTTGTGGTTTTTCTCAAATCATCGGGCTTGGACAGGGAAACCCTGCGCACTAAATTGCTGGAAAAAGGTATAAAAATAGATTTTCCCTACGACCCTCTGCTGCATTTACAGCCTGTATTTAAAAATCTTTATGGGATTACCGAAGGTTTTTTACCGCGCAGTGAAGCTTTGGCTAAAACACATTTTTGTTTGCCCATGCACGCGCTGATCAAAGCAATTGATGCACAATATATAGCGGAAGAATTAATTAAGGCAATCAAACAATGA
- a CDS encoding class I SAM-dependent methyltransferase, whose translation MEDNLSVWEGIFSQRQWGKYPAVPLIRTIVSFFRDKDRNNSRILELGSGPGAHLWYLAREGFKVYGIEGSPSAVKQSIERFTEEGLAARIGQIIAGDYSSIPFEDNFFDAVIDMESLYCNSFTKSRQIIELAFQKLKPGGLFFSQTFADGTWGIEGQEIDYHAFVPIEGPMAQMGFTRYTTYDDIEKLYKLPQNKIVNIERYDRNLMNGKAIKEWAIELHKT comes from the coding sequence ATGGAAGATAACTTAAGCGTTTGGGAAGGTATTTTTTCGCAAAGACAATGGGGTAAATATCCCGCTGTTCCGCTGATCCGGACCATAGTCAGTTTTTTCCGTGATAAAGACAGAAATAATTCGCGCATACTGGAACTGGGCTCAGGTCCCGGCGCGCATTTGTGGTATCTGGCCAGGGAAGGCTTTAAGGTTTATGGTATAGAAGGATCGCCTTCAGCTGTAAAACAGTCAATAGAACGTTTCACCGAAGAAGGGCTCGCAGCGCGGATAGGGCAGATAATTGCCGGCGATTATTCAAGTATTCCTTTTGAAGACAATTTTTTTGATGCAGTTATTGATATGGAAAGCCTTTATTGTAACTCTTTCACTAAAAGCAGGCAGATCATAGAGCTTGCTTTCCAAAAATTAAAACCTGGGGGACTTTTTTTTAGCCAGACTTTTGCCGACGGCACCTGGGGAATAGAAGGTCAGGAGATAGATTATCACGCTTTTGTTCCTATTGAAGGTCCTATGGCACAAATGGGCTTTACCCGCTATACCACCTATGATGATATAGAAAAACTATATAAGCTGCCACAAAATAAGATTGTTAATATCGAACGTTATGACCGCAACCTGATGAACGGAAAAGCTATTAAAGAATGGGCAATTGAGCTGCATAAGACCTGA
- the neuB gene encoding N-acetylneuraminate synthase, with amino-acid sequence MVFIIAEAGVNHNGNIDLARKLIDVAAQAGVDAVKFQTWKTELLVTPEAEMADYQVQNTGQRNSQFEMLKKLELSYADFSALKSYCDERGVMFMSTPDELESADFLNSLQSIFKISSGDLTNIMFLRKIASYKKDVIISTGMGTMEVIAIALDTLVTAGLDKQQITVLHANTEYPTPMQDVNLLAMVSIKDTLGVKAGYSDHTLGIEVPIAAAALGAAVIEKHFTLSRTMEGPDHKASLEPQELQAMVKAIRNIEMALGDGQKKVSASEMKNVAIARKSIVAGQEIKAGEIYTAQNLTIKRPGTGISPLQWDKVIGQIARKEYHKDEMIEL; translated from the coding sequence ATGGTTTTTATTATCGCTGAAGCCGGAGTAAATCATAACGGCAATATCGATCTGGCCAGGAAATTGATTGATGTCGCAGCGCAGGCAGGCGTGGACGCTGTAAAATTTCAAACCTGGAAAACAGAACTGCTGGTAACTCCTGAGGCAGAAATGGCTGATTATCAGGTGCAAAATACAGGACAGCGCAATTCCCAATTTGAAATGTTAAAAAAGCTGGAACTTTCCTATGCTGATTTCAGCGCTTTGAAAAGCTACTGCGACGAACGCGGAGTTATGTTCATGTCTACTCCCGATGAGCTGGAAAGCGCTGATTTTCTGAACTCTTTGCAAAGTATTTTTAAAATCAGTTCCGGGGATTTGACCAATATCATGTTCCTGAGAAAAATTGCTTCCTACAAAAAGGATGTGATTATCTCTACTGGCATGGGCACTATGGAGGTAATAGCCATAGCCCTGGATACGCTGGTTACGGCCGGACTTGATAAACAGCAAATAACTGTTTTGCACGCCAATACCGAATACCCAACACCTATGCAGGACGTAAATCTTCTGGCTATGGTCAGCATCAAAGATACATTAGGGGTAAAAGCAGGATATTCAGACCATACTCTGGGCATAGAAGTACCTATTGCCGCGGCTGCCCTGGGAGCAGCGGTCATAGAAAAACATTTCACTCTATCCAGGACCATGGAGGGGCCGGACCATAAAGCTTCTCTTGAGCCCCAGGAATTGCAAGCCATGGTAAAGGCAATCCGTAATATCGAAATGGCGCTGGGTGACGGGCAGAAAAAAGTTTCGGCTTCGGAAATGAAGAATGTAGCCATTGCCCGCAAAAGTATTGTAGCCGGACAGGAGATAAAGGCCGGCGAAATTTATACAGCGCAAAATTTAACAATTAAAAGGCCCGGAACAGGTATCAGCCCTCTGCAATGGGACAAGGTTATAGGCCAAATTGCACGGAAAGAATATCATAAGGATGAGATGATCGAACTTTAA
- a CDS encoding DUF115 domain-containing protein — MNTIQKDVELYKKNKESIDKCKPQIKNLFGNSTFDENLICYESDSGKAAYKYKTNDMEICLTGLHNPSTAAKDIIVSQYENNKEQIEKYTFGTVFALDPYLLEHFFQKFYWYKHVFVIFPSADFFYTLLHYHDFTELFKLDAFKPLAFNDDDKLDMNLFINLVSVNFTSNGLKIFVYYPFNIVAKPLLDRVLKSIPEAALSEQTNLSTSMLLGDMLFVNDLRSLDKFIKYPDISILKDKLQGKPVVCVAAGPSLGKNIEFLKTIQNEVYIIAVAAVLKPLLKHGIKPDLITILDMSSEIEIYLKDIDLTELTIAIEMSCYYGIMQNMGSNYILATSSSNIKSYLNFFLETLGINIPEDTKIGGSMTVAFMSIQLAARMGASEIILLGQDLAFEGLTHVEGASYSGGVKIIQYNGQDHFLFEKFGQDSNIIHPLEWIKGYNKEKVPTTKQFFVYLQYLERLIKARKFTVINSTEGGAYIEGAQHIPLTETYEKFIKNNRLETKDINLPKIRDYDFEHLKERVEKFEEIVTRYQLIHNLASEGLDDIEKFNVLTALEKPDASQQRDIISLMNSINNRIDILMNTYTKEINYVGENNPASYYLYRYLSNVNTKDYSEKDIMVDMKNKAILLFSAIKEGMEVFVRELTDVIKRIKEQYSGYL, encoded by the coding sequence ATGAATACTATTCAAAAAGACGTAGAGTTATATAAAAAAAACAAGGAAAGTATAGATAAATGTAAACCGCAGATAAAGAATTTGTTCGGAAATTCAACCTTTGATGAAAACCTTATATGCTATGAGTCCGATTCGGGTAAAGCGGCTTATAAATATAAAACAAATGATATGGAAATATGTCTTACGGGTTTGCATAATCCATCTACGGCCGCAAAAGATATAATTGTCTCGCAATATGAAAACAATAAAGAACAGATAGAAAAGTATACATTCGGTACGGTATTTGCCCTTGACCCTTATTTGCTGGAGCATTTTTTCCAGAAGTTTTACTGGTATAAACATGTGTTCGTAATTTTTCCTTCGGCAGATTTTTTTTATACACTTCTGCATTACCATGATTTTACAGAATTGTTTAAGCTCGATGCTTTTAAACCTCTGGCCTTTAATGATGACGACAAACTGGATATGAACCTGTTTATAAATTTGGTTAGCGTTAATTTTACTTCCAACGGTCTGAAAATTTTTGTTTATTATCCTTTCAATATTGTCGCTAAACCTTTATTGGACAGAGTTCTTAAGTCCATTCCCGAAGCAGCGCTTTCGGAACAGACCAACCTGTCGACCTCCATGTTGCTTGGTGACATGTTGTTTGTGAATGACTTAAGAAGTCTGGATAAGTTTATAAAATATCCGGATATAAGTATTTTAAAGGATAAATTGCAAGGTAAACCTGTGGTTTGCGTTGCTGCCGGCCCGTCTCTGGGTAAGAACATAGAATTTTTGAAAACTATTCAGAATGAAGTTTATATTATTGCTGTCGCTGCTGTTTTAAAACCATTACTTAAACATGGCATAAAACCGGATTTGATAACTATATTGGATATGAGTTCAGAGATAGAGATTTATCTGAAAGATATCGATTTGACCGAGCTGACCATTGCCATTGAGATGTCCTGTTATTACGGTATTATGCAAAATATGGGCTCCAATTATATTCTGGCAACTTCTTCTTCCAACATCAAAAGTTATCTGAATTTTTTTCTGGAGACACTGGGGATTAATATTCCTGAGGATACCAAGATAGGCGGGTCAATGACCGTAGCTTTCATGTCTATACAGCTGGCTGCACGAATGGGTGCTTCAGAGATAATTTTATTGGGACAGGATTTGGCTTTTGAGGGTTTGACACACGTTGAGGGAGCTTCATATTCGGGTGGAGTCAAAATTATTCAATATAACGGTCAAGACCATTTTCTGTTTGAAAAATTCGGTCAGGATAGTAATATAATTCATCCACTGGAATGGATTAAAGGTTATAACAAGGAGAAGGTGCCAACCACCAAGCAGTTTTTTGTGTATCTGCAATATCTGGAAAGGCTTATCAAGGCCAGAAAATTTACTGTTATAAACAGTACTGAGGGCGGCGCTTACATTGAAGGTGCACAACATATTCCTTTGACAGAGACCTATGAGAAATTTATAAAAAATAACCGACTGGAAACAAAGGATATCAATCTGCCCAAAATCAGGGATTATGATTTTGAACATTTAAAAGAACGTGTTGAGAAATTTGAGGAAATAGTTACACGTTATCAACTCATACATAATCTGGCCTCCGAAGGGCTTGATGATATTGAAAAATTTAACGTTTTGACAGCACTGGAAAAACCGGATGCCAGTCAACAGAGGGATATTATCAGTCTGATGAACTCTATCAATAACAGGATTGATATTTTAATGAATACTTATACCAAAGAAATAAATTATGTCGGTGAAAATAATCCGGCTAGTTATTATCTTTACAGATATCTGAGCAATGTTAATACTAAAGATTACTCGGAAAAGGATATTATGGTGGATATGAAAAACAAGGCTATTCTTTTATTCAGCGCTATAAAAGAAGGTATGGAAGTGTTTGTGCGTGAATTAACGGATGTTATAAAAAGAATTAAAGAGCAATATTCCGGATACCTGTAA
- a CDS encoding NAD-dependent 4,6-dehydratase LegB, with product MEIKNKKVLVTGADGFIGSHLVERLLAEGCQVKAFVYYNSFNRWGWLDNFTKEQLEQIEVFTGDIRDPNGVREAIKGIDVVFHLAALIAIPFSYHSPDSYVDTNIKGTLNILQACRDLNVQKVLVTSTSEVYGTALYVPIDEKHPRQGQSPYSATKIAADAMADAFYRSFNLPVVIVRPFNTFGPRQSARAVIPTIITQLLAGKTEIKLGSLHPTRDLVYVKDTAEGFVEIAKTDNIIGQEINISTGQEIAIKDLAVLLISLINPEVKIISDDVRVRPENSEVERLLGNNEKIIGLTSWRCKYTLEQGLKETIEWFRNKDNLSLYKPDIYNL from the coding sequence ATGGAAATTAAAAATAAAAAAGTATTGGTAACAGGAGCTGATGGTTTTATAGGCAGCCATCTGGTGGAAAGGCTGCTTGCTGAAGGCTGTCAGGTAAAGGCTTTTGTTTATTATAATTCTTTTAATCGCTGGGGCTGGCTGGATAATTTTACCAAAGAGCAATTGGAGCAAATTGAAGTTTTTACGGGTGACATTCGCGATCCCAATGGTGTCAGAGAGGCCATAAAAGGCATTGATGTAGTTTTCCATCTGGCCGCGCTTATTGCCATTCCTTTCAGCTATCATTCGCCGGACAGCTATGTGGATACCAATATCAAGGGGACACTGAATATCTTGCAGGCTTGCCGGGACCTGAACGTGCAGAAAGTTTTGGTTACTTCCACCTCAGAGGTTTATGGCACGGCTTTATATGTACCTATCGATGAAAAACATCCGCGTCAGGGCCAATCGCCATATTCCGCTACTAAAATAGCGGCCGATGCTATGGCTGATGCATTTTATAGAAGTTTCAATTTGCCGGTAGTTATTGTCAGGCCTTTTAATACATTCGGCCCAAGGCAATCTGCCCGGGCTGTTATACCAACGATTATAACCCAGCTTTTGGCTGGCAAGACCGAGATAAAGCTGGGCTCGCTGCATCCCACACGGGATCTGGTGTATGTGAAGGACACTGCTGAGGGTTTTGTAGAAATCGCTAAAACCGATAATATTATAGGTCAGGAGATAAATATATCTACAGGACAGGAAATCGCTATCAAAGATTTGGCTGTTTTACTGATAAGCTTAATAAATCCCGAGGTAAAAATTATATCCGATGACGTAAGGGTTCGACCTGAAAACAGCGAAGTTGAACGCTTGCTGGGCAACAATGAAAAAATAATCGGCCTGACCTCCTGGAGATGCAAATATACACTGGAACAAGGACTTAAAGAAACCATTGAATGGTTCAGAAATAAAGATAATTTAAGTTTATATAAGCCTGATATTTATAACCTATGA